A part of Cannabis sativa cultivar Pink pepper isolate KNU-18-1 chromosome 6, ASM2916894v1, whole genome shotgun sequence genomic DNA contains:
- the LOC115725077 gene encoding protein neprosin, which produces MAKMAFCFWVLLLSLPLLISAGRSGVVSQNTFEVKKQLKQLNKPAVKSIKSPDGDVIDCVHVSHQPAFDHPLMQNHTIQMRPNFYPEGVSEESMKITSSSKSSKPINTQLWHTKGRCPKGTIPVRRTKRKDLLRASTIKSYGKKVHKSIPKPRSADPGFTSQSGHQHAIVYVEGDKYYGAKATLNVWEPKIQQPNEFSLSQIWILGGTFGEDLNSIEAGWQVSPDLYGDNNTRLFTYWTSDAYQATGCYNLLCSGFIQINNEIAMGASIYPVSSAYKGSQFDINILVWKDPKEGNWWMQFGNNYVLGYWPAFLFPYLSDSASMIEWGGEVVNSESEGQHTSTQMGSGHFPDEGFGKAGYFRNIQIVDGSNNLRDPKDIGIFTEQPNCYNVKTGKMGEWGNYFYYGGPGRNPNCP; this is translated from the exons ATGGCGAAAATGGCGTTCTGTTTCTGGGTTTTGCTTCTATCGTTGCCTTTGTTAATATCCGCAGGAAGAAGCGGCGTCGTTTCGCAGAACACGTTTGAGGTGAAGAAACAGCTGAAGCAATTGAACAAGCCTGCTGTTAAGTCCATTAAG AGCCCAGATGGAGATGTAATTGACTGCGTCCATGTCTCACACCAGCCAGCTTTTGACCACCCTTTAATGCAAAACCATACAATTCAG ATGAGGCCAAATTTTTATCCTGAAGGAGTATCTGAAGAGAGTATGAAGATTACTTCTTCTTCCAAGTCTTCTAAACCAATCAATACTCAGCTTTGGCACACCAAAGGGAGGTGTCCCAAAGGAACTATTCCAGTCAGAAGAACTAAAAGAAAGGATTTGTTAAGAGCCAGCACTATCAAATCCTACGGAAAAAAAGtacataaatcaattcctaaGCCAAGGTCTGCTGATCCTGGCTTTACTAGTCAAAGTGGTCATCAG CATGCAATTGTGTATGTGGAAGGAGATAAGTACTATGGAGCCAAAGCAACATTGAATGTATGGGAACCTAAAATTCAACAGCCTAATGAATTTAGCTTATCACAAATATGGATCTTAGGGGGTACTTTTGGTGAAGATCTCAATAGTATTGAAGCTGGTTGGCAG GTTAGCCCAGATCTGTATGGAGATAACAATACTAGACTCTTCACTTATTGGACT AGTGATGCATATCAAGCCACTGGGTGCTACAATCTTCTATGTTCAGGCTTTATTCAGATTAACAATGAAATAGCAATGGGTGCAAGCATATACCCTGTGTCTTCTGCCTATAAAGGATCCCAATTTGAtatcaacatacttgtttggaag GACCCCAAGGAAGGTAACTGGTGGATGCAATTTGGGAACAACTATGTGTTGGGATATTGGCCAGCTTTCTTGTTTCCCTACCTTTCTGACAGTGCTTCAATGATTGAATGGGGTGGAGAAGTTGTGAACTCTGAGTCTGAAGGGCAACATACCTCTACTCAAATGGGCAGTGGTCATTTTCCTGATGAAGGGTTTGGGAAAGCTGGTTATTTCAGGAACATTCAAATTGTGGATGGCTCTAACAATCTTAGAGACCCCAAAGACATTGGGATTTTTACTGAGCAGCCCAATTGTTATAATGTTAAAACTGGCAAGATGGGAGAATGGGGAAATTACTTTTATTATGGAGGACCTGGTAGAAATCCCAATTGCCCATAA